In Ooceraea biroi isolate clonal line C1 chromosome 1, Obir_v5.4, whole genome shotgun sequence, the genomic stretch GACGAGCAGTCAACAATCGAATCTCGACACGAGCAAGAACAAGGACGGCACGCTGATGAACGACATGAAGAAGTGACGCACGGAAGACCCGCCTACCTCGAACGTGGTCACGTCTATCCGGCACTCCTGGCCGTACAATTGAGCTTTCGTGTCTCGCTCCTCTTGCGGAAAGCTCGCAGTGGACCACTTGAGAACACACGTCACACGTACAGGCATTCGCTTGCGACGTGTCGCGTGCCACCGTGTCACGCCGAGGTTGGCTGGTCGTAAGCTTCTTCGTAGACAATTTGACACGTAGGCTACGTACGTACGAAATGTGCAATCAGGGATAAGTCGGTATCGGAGGGAGAACAAGAGAGGTCAAGAAATTCTCATTCGTAATACAGTTCATCGAGGAGCTAAGCACGAGCGGCTCAACTCTGTCACCTTTGCTGGTCACCTTTGGTACAGTTTCTATCCATTTTTATACTCTGTGTTAACGATATCTAAAAATGTCTTTAAAATGTTCCCTTATGCCGACTTACACAGTTGAAATGTtgccaataaaattattacgataCAATCCTCCTTATAGGAAGCTGGAAGAGAAAAGATTTGGTAAgtggataaatatatattgtgcTATAAACGTGCACACCATGTTGAAACAATAAGGATTAGACGCATGTACCATGAGCGTCCAATGGATATTCTTGGATATTCTCAGAAAAGTCATTGCGCcaattaaattagattttttggAAATTGTGCGAAATATAAGAAGTGTAagttgattataataatttgtattgaCGAAAGATTTCTAAATTCAATGGAAACACGTACGATATCGTAATCTTGTGTTAAAAAGTATCCAAAGGCAAATATTGCGCGGAAGAATTAATGAACCTGAGAATACCAATTGGACATTTATGTTGCATGGAAATTAAAGTTGAAGGCTTGTATACTTTTGCAAATCCAAATCCGGAAACGGTTCTGTTCCAAAGAGTTGATCtgtacacgtatatacatatataatttaggTAAATTATGTCTAGCTGTCATACATGACGAAACATACATGACACGTACGAAGCTTAAAATGTGTCAATAATTTGCTGGCTTTAAAGAAAACATTCCACGATGTCAAAGCGATCAAAGGTATGCAGCTACAATCTTTGCACTCTATTCATATAAGATCCGCCCTTTACGCCACCGATAATTTATCGCAAGTCGAAGTTGTTAGAGATTTGCGACTAATATACGATAAATATACGTAAATCGCGTCCAGGAATATTTTGCCTGCAAACTTCTCTGTACTGAgggaaaattatttgaaaatttaaattatcaagCAAGCGAGAGATGCTCGAATAAAAGTTCTCGCTTCTTCGATTTATCGTAATTACTTGATTGCAGTATCTCCATCAAACATTCGAAAGATGTACTCGGCAATCTCGGCATAGAAATTGTACTCGACAAGCAACAAGTGAGATGCGACAGCTGCGTAAGAATACAAAATGTTATTTGGTTCTCTCGCACTGCCAATTATTGTTTCTGTCGAAAGCTTCGCACgagaaaattcattattaaacagactaaagagagagaaattttatcaGTTTGTAAAGTATATGTTGTTTATGATAGTCGAAAAAACACGTAAAACACTTGGTgcaattgttaatattaataatgtgttAATTCgctaaatgatttaattattcttgcaatctaattatctacaatttttaataagtaagTAATCTGCgacataaaaacaaaaagcatTTACATTAGCTAACTTAAATATGAAAGGACAAGAATAatcgagatttatttataattgaattCTGATTGTTTTAACGGTTATAAGATAATCAAGAATTACTTTCTCTCTTGCGTCAGGAGAGTTGTGCTTCCATCAATGAGACTTATCTGGACCAGCAACCCTTTATATATAAACGAAAGGTGGAAGTGATTATACATGAGAGCATTAAAGTGCAACTTAGTCCTCATTAATCAATTGTATCAATCATCTCTActgatattaaagaaaatgggGTGTCGTACGATTAACCACAGCAAGCATATTCTGCCTTTCATAGGTGCATACTCGCGTGATAGTCAGGGACGATGTTAAATCCGAGGAATAGTCACGACTCGAGTCCTTCCGAGATGAGATTCTAAACGTTTGGCGTTTTTCCAAAATGAATTTTGGTATCGTTAAATTTCTGATTTCACTTGACATGCTTTTCATGCTACATTCTGATCTTCTGGAACAATTATCGTTACTCAACAACGAGTGAAAGTCAATGAAAATAAGGATCGTCCGCGTTACGGGCCATTACGAACGATTAGATTCTTCCTCCAAGGACGACAGTCGCGGTATTTCTAGGGCCGTTATCGTGCCAATGCGAAACTTGCCATTAAAAAGATGTGCCAATTATCAATATCGAGCTATTTAACGTAAGCAAAAGGCGgctagagaaaaaaaaaagcgTAGAGAAAAAGCGATGGCAGTGTGCAACGAAAATGTGTATTCCGTTGTATGTGCGCGGAACGGAACGAGAGTTTCGTAGTGAGTGATGTGCTCGTCGGCCGCATCTCGGACTTGCCAGTCACGAGAAATTGTATCAAGTACAATATCAGATGAACCTGAGACATATCTaactttgtaattaaatcttaGGCGTATGTAAATGTAAGATTAAAAAGGAAacggggaggggagggggggagggggggggaaGAGAAGAGGAGCAGGAAAGGAGAAGGGAGAGAGGCAACTCCTCAGCGGATGCCTCGTGTTGTCGTGGATTATGTACAGAATATTTGAATCTTTCTTGTGATATAATCGTACATTATTAAGGTGTAAaccgataaaaaaaaaacacagtATACATTCCATGTTTTTTCATAGAAATGAAGTATTAGAGGTGGTCGTGAACCGTGTGAGAGACCGACTCGTTACGTAGAAATCGAACGTGACAGTTATGACGAGGATTCGTATCTCTATGGTGTTAGAGGCGGCTCTGGAACTAGGCAAAGACTCATGCTACCACGCCGCTGAAATGTAACGTAACGTTCTTACACGTGGAAGATCCTTGCGAAGATCTCAACTCTCTTACATTCGCATTCTTATATTTGTACGATATCTCTTGGATACGACTTGAACCCCTCCTGGATAAGAAAATTTCTCGTACATGCGAATTCCTCGAGTACACACATGCGAGACAGTATACGGGTCGTTGCGCATAGCTTGCCTTACGGTAGAGTCGCCTCTGTCCTAGAAGCGTAAAACAGTTTTGTAAATGTTAAAACGCATTCTATGAATGAGATCCTTAAATTCGGCATTTCTGATATTCTGTACTTACTGTATTGCATCTAATTTTACGTTTACACATTTTGCAAATAACATAACTTTGCTAATAATGTAGTACGTATATTTAGAAGATGTTCGCTGTCGGTAGTGTAATCTTCATTCTATGCGTCGTTTTACTTTAACAATTTCAACAGGCAGGTACTGTGCTTgaatagaataaaagaaaaaccaaaaaaaaaagagagaaggtaTGTCAGCACGCGTAAGTAAGGATTACACTAATCGTTAGCTGACACACCGAAATATCAATATACGTTGCAAgaaaaaaacttttacttttaattcgACATTATGAAATTGTTAGACATAAAATGAAGCgtacgaaataattaaagtaacaATTCTTTAGTTATATGCGAAAACCACAGTAAAAAGGTCAGCATGCGTTTCAACAAATACAAGTTGTGAATGCTCCAGCGTCGTGCTTGATTGTACTTTAAGTGAACGAAGCATCTTCCAATTCCCAGATTATATGCAGAAGGATTAGTtagaaaaaaagttagaaaagagaaaactcGGCACCTTATTTTCACTCACGACTACTTAGATGCGACATATTAGAAGCTAAGGACTCCCGTAAATTAATACTTATTTATAATCCTTAGGACGCGGCCGTAGagaaatatgtttttctacCAGAATTTCTGTGCCAACTACAAAGAATGTTGTAGATGATTTTTGTTTCAAGTTGAAGAATCATTCCAATCTCTCTTGTAAGATACTCagatatatctttattaaatatatttgaatttcgtagtatattatattctgatattgattatatagttcatttttgtatattggtgtgtgataaataaataagaatattgtTTCTAAGCAATCCTTAGTCATCAAATAATTACCTGTCATACACTGAACGATACAATAGTCAACCTTTACAAACCTTTGCAATTCCGaagttaataattttccaatGTTAATAAACTATTTAATCTCACGACTTATAAATCCCCTAATAGCACAACTGCATTGCAGCAATATTGgctaacaatatatatatccaaTCTTAATGTTGGATATATATTGATTTCCAATATTGGTccaatattgtataattattatataatattaaaatttataatatatactaaatatataatatatactatattatagtataatattaacatttatttgatAACCAATATTTGTGTCATCATGGGCACTACAATATTGGCAGtgcatttgcattttgttaataatcaatattagCTTTGCGCTGGGAAATATTGGTCTAGATATTCCTAATGTAACCAATATTTAGCCAAGTATTGCCAATATACCATGCTATTAGGATTCCCATAAAAGcccataaaatatttatataatttatatgtataattaatattgttcaTACTCATAATTAGTATCTTGATGATAACGAGACTACTATGCGAGTCTCTCGATTAAACTGACAAAAAtgtacgtattttttttacataagaTACATCAAGTTTAGTTTTAGAACGCAGCACATAATCTAAGCAATCATAAAACACTATAAAAGTACatcgaatatttttccttttgtttaaatttattattaatatagcgCGTAATTGAGTAATAAGAAAAAGGTTACATTTGTACCACGCGACTCGTGCAGTTGAGCGGTCGCAAATCTCGAGAATCGAAGTATTGGAAGCAGAGTAACGTAACAGGCAAAGAAGTGGCATGATACCTCGTCGATAACTAAACACTTACCGACCTGTCCCGGCAAGTCGTTATTACCGACTCGGTAATTATACCGACGATGTGTTTTACCGACAGTAATGTCGGTAACTATACTACCGATAGTATCGAGCGGGAATATTGTGCCACCTCTTTGATTATTCTGCTGCCCTGCTCCTGATACTttaattttcgagattttcgaTGCTCAAATGCACGATTCACGTGGTACAAACATaatcttttttctcatttcacTTGCACTTTTATGATgctttatgtttatttaaattatgtactATGTTCTTACAGCGAAAATTGttggattttatataaagatagtgcacatttttgtcattttaagAGATTGGCCAGCACAGCAGAATTgtcattaatacattaattgtatACATGTAAACAAaagtagaaatattttatagactTTTATGGTGATTCAGGAATCTTTAGATCAAATATTACATTCTAGAAAGAATAATTGATGAATGTGATtatgtgataaatataatagtaataaaatactcATACACAGTTCGATGTACGCACATTGAAAGAGAGGTAGTGCAAAAaacacaattaataatattgcattatacaatatatattattttattgtgaaactgcattttataaaaactgttatacaacgaaaagaaaagaaaagtatttctcatagaaaacattaatatcaaaGGAGATATAGTTTTTCACAGACGTTttaaaagatgaaataaaaatgatattgctCAAAATTATGACAAGTTATTAATAGAAGAACAGTATTGAAGTAGGATCTTCAATCCGAAAGTCGACTGCTTGTTCGTGCATTTTGCGATCATACtggtaattaatattgtttaatacaGCACGATTTTGGATATTAACGTTCCGAGGTTTTACGTGTATTGTTTTAAAACCtgcaaatatacatgtatacgttTGTTTGATcgatcatatattataaatgctgttacttacaaattttattttcagctTGAAGCTGACAAATCTCGCGTAAAGTTTCAAGGTTTCTTATAATTCCATCGTACTGCAATCTCGTCAAGTATTTGCATCGCATTAACATGCATACGAGTAAATCGTCAAGGGATTCACGATTATTTCTAAGTTGCAGCGTAACTTCGACTGcaagaataataattgttttcttatttaatataaaccgTACTCTTTGatgacaataataaatacgatACTAATAATGAAGATATGCATTCACTGTAAGTACCTAACGTAGCTGTGTATTGAGTAATTAATAAACCAATCGTGCTTCGAAAGTTCCGTGATCTGCTCTGATCCCAAACATGTCCACTAAACATGTGGAACTTGGCTAGAGGAACACTGGGTAGCAGCAAATAATACATATCCTCGTAGTGCGAGATGTTCACTGGAAATCAAACTTGAAAAGCTAAATAGTGCAGgaattcttataaaatacaCAGAAATTACGCACGAGTCGGTAAATATTCTCGTTAAAacaagttttttattattaattttaaggaaAAGACTATTTTTCATCGAAAAAGCTTAGAGAcagagaaataaaacaaagagagaattaatcttaataaaaatagagaagATTTGAATGGCATGTAGTTATACCTATAGTATATGATACCGTCAGATCGGTGCAAGCTAACACGAGATTGCGCCAAGCAGCATCCGATACTACGTGCTGTCTAGAATCCGAATCTCTCACAGATATGTATAGACTCTTTAGCGTTTTTGATGCTCCACTCGCAAGAGCATTAAGAGCGTGATTCGACAAAGCTGGATAATCCAACTTTAAGATAGTTAGCGCATGGAAACGACCCAGCAAGCGCAAATATCTGGAATAacattaaaacttaaaatgtaatatataaaaatagattattCTAAAAGTTTTGAAGCCTCGATAAAGACTTTTAATTTCTACTTGGTACAGTTTACCTTACTACGACcaacataattaatttcgatattaatCCATAAAATTTCCAGGTGCTTTTACAAGTACCTCGGATTATCGTGAGGAGCTTGCCACTCTCTGAAAGCACCGCGTAGATCCAAGGATATCAAATGTTCGCCAGATCCCTTAGCAACTGTTCCCAACAATCGCAAGATATCAGTCACGCCGAAATCGGCGTTCAACAAGCTCAGTATCTCAAGATTGCGTTGGCCACTGTATTAAGGAAATATAGTCGGTTTAGAAATTCCATTGGAACCGCTCAACGATCATCGATAGAAGGACAGGATTTGATCACCGCAAAAAGTTTGCCAAGGCACAAAGCAGTATTCCCCTGTTACCCCATTTGTAACCGAAAACCCAGTTTGTCAATGTCAGTTGTCGCAGCTGCACATCCTTAGCACGCACGATCGCGAGAAAGTCAGCGCCAGCTTCTGCTTGGGTATTACGCGTGATTCTTGTCTGCCTTGGCAAGATTAAGTACGGTCTTGAAAAAGCGAGTTCCAAATTGCGCATATGCTGTCCATATTTCGCCTGTGAAGTTTTACAATAAATCGATTACAGTAAAATTTCAGTTTAACTCGAGACTGCGTTTGCTGACacgaaaaaaattgaatatttttatcttacgGCTAATTCTCCTGCTAGAAAGTCGCCACGTAGATCGCGATCGATGAGGACTGTGACGGATCGCCAGAGTACAGGCGAGGACAACGTGCGGTTCCATGACCGACAAACTTGACCAACGTTGGCACGATCTACGCGATTAAGATGACCAAATATCTGCGTCAATATCAGCTCCGGTAGCTGATCCCACATCTCCTACAGCTTGGTTCGTCCTCATCTCAGATGTTGGTCATGCGTTTCTCAAGTTTCGTCGCCGAATTTTCTTGACTGTTCTTGTCAAAAACGATCGATTGCAGAGTACTGATTTGAAGTatgtttcaaaagaaaaacataCTTTTTAGATATAATGTcttatcgattatttattactacagATTATGATGAAAAAGAATCTTAAAAGATTCCTACAAATATTAGATAAGCAAAAAACTTATGTGGTAATATTTCAGTAGATCACACATTTACCAATGTTTAATGtgtaatgtatattaaatataataaactgacTGTTACAATGAAAAAacgcaatctttttttaatttattcaaaaatcttcagttaaaattcaataatttccaataattagagagagagagagattttaaaattattaataaattaaaaaagagagaaagatcaaTATTTAGAGACGatgtagagagaaagaatttgGAGGTGAGGAAAACAGTATGTCACAAATAATTTCACATTTTGACAATATTAAATCACACGCTATTGAGAAATTTACACGTTGTGCAAAACAGATTCTAGTTTTAAACATGAATATCGACTGTACGCGCGGCATATCCTCGATACTTGACTCGATGTATCGCACAGTCGATATAGTAGTGCGATGTAATGGAATACATGTTTGATGCTGCAGAAATTATAATGCGGCACACATACAAACACAACTTAAAACTTGAGTAAGgttctttatattaaaaacaattttgtcaCGTAAGGATTCCAACACGAAAGATGCATTCTCTCAGAAGACTGTCCAATTCATTTGCTCGAACATTGAGAGACAATGTACCAATCCTAACCTCACAGCCGgctgcaaatataaatattgatacgaataaaggtaagtgtttataaaaaatattatgaaacgTACAATGCAGATTTGCAGATTGCAGTAGAATTCTATAACGTGTGccaattttcagaaaaaacaGTATTGGTAAATCAAATTGGTAAGGTGACTACAATTGGCATTAATCGTCCAGAGAAGCGAAACTGTTTGGACGCCGGAACCGcacaattactatcagaaacGTTGGATGAATTTGAGAATAACGAAGAGACATCGGTGGGAGTATTGTATGGAGTAGGCGGCAACTTTTGTGCTGGTTACGATCTCAAAGAAATTGCAGACTATGATGGAGAGAATGAAGAAAGTTTAGCGCATTTCGGGCCATTGGTACGTGTCAATTGGCATACTAGAATTAAAAGAGTAATACTAGAATTAAAAGAACTTTTCCAACCGTCTACAGGCAAACAGAGTTGAATTGTCCAAGAAACCGTTGGTAGCTTCTTTGAACGGATACACAATTGGTATCGGATTTGAACTTGCGTTAATGTGTGATTTGAGAGTGATAGAGGAGACAGCAACGGTGGGCTTCTTAAACAGGCGTTTTGGCATCCCGATTTTATCCGGAGGTACCGTTCGTTTGCCTGCTTTGATTGGATATTCCAGAGCTATGGATCTCATACTGACAGGAAGAATAGCTACCGCAGAGGAAGCATTCAATTGGGGAATTGCACATAGATACACGTCCTGTGGTGCAGGTGtgaattaacattattattattcttcattATCACACACAATTATTCGAAAGCTTTAAAGGAAAATTAGCACGCTACGTTTCTTCAGCTCTGGGCACAGCGATGACTCTGGCGACTTCTCtcgtgaaattttcgcaaaagTGTTTGCTAGCGGATCGCATCTCGGCACACTTTGCCACGTTCTCGGCGAAGCAAATGGACGAGGCACTGCAATTTGAGAAAGATAACGCGTCACATTTAATATTGGAGGAAGGTGTTTCGGGCGCCAAGAAATTTATTGATCACGAAATAGGGAGACATGGTAAGTTTTATGATATCACGATTCAAGAGAAGAATATTAAGGAACTAGATGagagtttattataaaaagtttctGTTTTTGTACTATACATTTACGTCTTTCCTAATAAAAAACCagcataaaatgttaatttctatataaatcACGTGTATATTTATTCCACGATCCTGCACTCAAGCACACGCGCTTTACaatactattaatattaaattgtcaAATAACATTCTTTACTTATTAGACTTATTGCACGTCGCTGCGCTTTTAAGGCGTAGACTTGTTAGACGAAGCTTTCCGCATGATGATTTTCGCATTTTCGACAAAATGACGCAACTCTTTTTAGCTGCTTTTCCAGTTAGAAGCAGAGTGAGATTTGTCATCTGCCCATTCTTATcctctgaaaaatatttccttataataatataattgtaataattgaaataactgcgttacttacgatcaaagGTGACGATGATTTATGTTACGTCCGACTGAAGAATATCCATGCGTATAAGGCTCACGGAAGAAAACCTTTTTCAATTGACAATTTATTTCGTCGCATAAGTTATACTTatctaaaagatataaatttctatactTCATActcaaagattattttatataatcgatCATTTTAATTGGACTATTTATATTCAGATGTTGCTTCTGAATATTCAATTCATCATCATTGTTTGATAAATATTCTGcgattacaattataatataatatactactACATATAAGTATAGTTAAAActtgaaaaagatataatttccttttttaccAACGTATTTAACTCATGATAGTTATCATGttttatcagaaataaaagtcAGTTTGGCAAAACGCAACAAACAgactgttttttctttttttctctctcttctaaaCACATCTACTGCTTCATTGCGATCGACGTGCAATGAGAAGCAGTATGAATAGTAGAGatcgtaaatttaaaatcatGTCTATATCGTCGCTTTAGCTTTCTCACATTCTCTATACACAGATattcgaaagaaaataaaaacccTCTGacgaaatatgaaaaaaaagtagaaaagAAATTCTGATTTAGTCCTGATACAAAAAATGCATCTTGTCTATGCACTTGACGGCTGCCACGTAAAAATCGATGATGAATTAGTCGGGGACACCACCGGTTTCGATATTCTAGAATCCCGAATAATTCTGGAATTTCATATTCGCGAGTTAAATTACAACGGCTGTGCACAGGCTTAATTGGCGAAAGTAATGCGAGCCGGCCGACCGGCCAACCACCGTCGGCCTGTTAAAGTCGAGTGACGAAACGAGTGCAGGTGGCGGTGCATTGTTGCGTAATAGCTGGTATCCCTCCTCCGCTACCACGTCCTTGTAATCAGGAGTCAGGACGAGGGTCTCCAGAAGGCTTTTCTCACCAGGTGCCTTCCCCTTTGGTGGATACCTGGTGAACGTTGCGCGCGTTACAAATGCTAATGCGTGCTtcttttctctgtctttcctCTCTTGAGAAAGTCCTATCCTGGAGTCTGTTCCTGCATATTTTTTGTATCTGTAACAGGTAGTCGCGATGACGATTCATCGATCGTAGGATATTTCCCTTGTCTTTCATTGTCGCTTGACGAACATAGCAAAGCTGTTTACGGCTCCCAAATAACGCGATCAGACTGATAATTCCAAGGATAATTCATTCGACAACTGCAAATATACATtccgtaaataaaaaaaggttaCATAAtgtaaacatttaaaatcgtTGCTGCTTTGTGAAACGCACAAAGCGCATACCGTTGTACAGATTGTTGCTGATTGATAGGGTAGCCACCCAGTCTAGATAGCTCAGGTTGACTGAATTCTTGGCACACGGTGGCGTTGCATTGGTCCTCACCCTTGCGACGACCTGTATATCTAAAAGAAGAATAGCAGTTACGTGAAATCGTTAACGAGGCAATTACCGGAGAGCGTATTCGTCATCTCCCCATCAATAATCAGGACATGCGGACGCTCGTTTCTTTGTGATCAACTGCACTCGATACATGGCATTTAAGGCAAACATAGACGTCAGGCCTTTCACGAATCGTCATTGTACTCGAcgatctattattattagcggTTCATCCgaggaaaaattttattgccttATATCAGAGTCGACCCCAGAAGAATAAAATGGGAATTGAATCATTGTGCAACATCAGTGCATCGCGCAACACGTGGCAACTATAGCTGTGTTGTGGCGAGAATTTAGCAAAGAAATTCAAACAAAGGTAAATCTGTATAGCTTGTACTAATCTTGAGTCGAATCTAACGCTTTGTAGAAATTGCACGAACGCAGCAGTGCGATTACACCATATTGCTtgtataataaagaattatcagaaatataatatctagAGATGGATATTTAACTCGCAAAATGCGtgcaaaaggaaaagaaagtaaGAATTGCGGTGGTCCCCGAATGTAAGGGCGTACAAGTAGCGCATACAACCTGTATATTTGAATTTCAGAATTACTTGTAATTAATACATGGGTGGGCTCGCTGGCAGCCTACTAAGCTCCCCCactaaaaaacattttttttcgcCAAAGGAAATAAGCGCAAACttttttcttgcacatttGAAGAGCGCATAAATAgcgcattattatataatttagtcGTTAAGTTTTGGTCAAATGGACAGacgtaaatttttttatacttccGAGTAGTTCAGGGATATTTCTATTGTAATTTTGCTCCTTTCTAACCCTTAGAAGTTTTATAAGTTCCGAGGTCGAAAAAGTTTTAGACCTCCGAGTAGTTCTGGGATATTTacattgttaattggcatattgcctagagttctctgctattgaaaataccgtaaactcagaaataaaaaagttctagccattagacattttttctttttccgagaagttctgagttgatgatatcattattttttatattgcctagagttctctgctactgaaaataccgtaaattcagaaatgaaaaagttctcgggtttaaaatttttttcttctcagaggagttctgagttgatgatactattttttacgtatattgcctagagttctctgctattgaaaaccgtaaattcagaaacgAAAAAGTTCTATCccttaaaaattttctaagtTTTGAGGTCGAAACTTTTTACGTCTGCCTAGctagcccccccccccccccacttGACCAAACTTaacgaataaaatatgtaataatgcgCTATGTACGCGTTCTTCAAATGcgcaagaaaaaaattttgcgCTTATTTCGTTTAGtcaaaaaaaattatttttgtggCAGACTAAGTAGGTTACCAGTGAGCCCCCCCacatattaattacaaataagtttgaaaaacaaatatacatgATTATGCGCTAATTATGCGCTCTCACATTAgagtaatttcgattttttccTCATTTGTATTCTTCAACAGGCAATAtcgtttcgttcttctcgacgacgaggaggaacgTGCTTTTCGTTTTTCGCAGACAGAACCTGTGCGTGTTTGTTGATTATTCGAAATTTACTATAGAGGCATCAC encodes the following:
- the LOC105277982 gene encoding uncharacterized protein LOC105277982 is translated as MHSLRRLSNSFARTLRDNVPILTSQPAANINIDTNKEKTVLVNQIGKVTTIGINRPEKRNCLDAGTAQLLSETLDEFENNEETSVGVLYGVGGNFCAGYDLKEIADYDGENEESLAHFGPLANRVELSKKPLVASLNGYTIGIGFELALMCDLRVIEETATVGFLNRRFGIPILSGGTVRLPALIGYSRAMDLILTGRIATAEEAFNWGIAHRYTSCGAALGTAMTLATSLVKFSQKCLLADRISAHFATFSAKQMDEALQFEKDNASHLILEEGVSGAKKFIDHEIGRHGKFYDITIQEKNIKELDESLL
- the LOC105277986 gene encoding F-box only protein 39, whose amino-acid sequence is MWDQLPELILTQIFGHLNRVDRANVGQVCRSWNRTLSSPVLWRSVTVLIDRDLRGDFLAGELAAKYGQHMRNLELAFSRPYLILPRQTRITRNTQAEAGADFLAIVRAKDVQLRQLTLTNWVFGYKWGNRGILLCALANFLRGQRNLEILSLLNADFGVTDILRLLGTVAKGSGEHLISLDLRGAFREWQAPHDNPRYLRLLGRFHALTILKLDYPALSNHALNALASGASKTLKSLYISVRDSDSRQHVVSDAAWRNLVLACTDLTVSYTIVNISHYEDMYYLLLPSVPLAKFHMFSGHVWDQSRSRNFRSTIGLLITQYTATLVEVTLQLRNNRESLDDLLVCMLMRCKYLTRLQYDGIIRNLETLREICQLQAENKICFKTIHVKPRNVNIQNRAVLNNINYQYDRKMHEQAVDFRIEDPTSILFFY